The genomic interval GAAACCATCTATTACATCTATGTTATTGACAAGGATAAAAAACTTGTTGGAGTGATCTCCCTTAGAGATTTAATCATCAATGAACCAGATGAAATGATTTCCGAGGTAATGAATGAACGTGTGTATTCTGTTAGTGTAGCGGAGGATCAAGAAGAAGTTGCCAGGAAAATGAAGGACTATAACTTTTTAGCTGTACCTGTTATTGACTTTCAAGGGCATTTACTCGGAATCATTACTGTTGATGATATTGTTGACGTCATTGATGAAGAAGCGAGTGATGATTACTCGAAGCTTGCAGCGATCTCTGATGTAGATTCAAATGATCGTGGACCATTAACAGCGGCAAAAAAACGACTTCCATGGCTGATTATTCTCTTGTTTTTAGGGATGTTTACTGCAAGTCTAATCGGAAGATTTGAGGAAACACTAGATAAAGTAGCGATATTAGCTGTTTTTATCCCGTTAATTGCGGGTATGGCAGGTAATACTGGTACCCAGGCATTAGCTGTAGCTGTTAGAAGAATTGCAGTCGGTGATTTAGAAGATCAAAGTACGATTAAAATGATTGTAAGAGAAGCTGGAACCGGCCTCATTACAGGAACAATCTGCGGGGTAGTGGTTACATTGATTGTTTTTATTTGGCAGGAAGATATTTTTTTAGGATTATTAGTAGGCATATCCATTCTAGCCACATTAACGGTAGCAACTATTGCAGGTGCTTTTATCCCGCTCATTATGCATCGGTTAAAAGTTGACCCTGCTGTTGCTTCAGGCCCTTTTATTACAACTATTAATGACATTATAAGCATATTAATCTATTTTGGAATGGCTACTTTGTTTATGCAGTACTTGATTTAGGAAATTGCCAGGAAAATTTCATAGCTGTGATTTCGCCGGAATAGCATATGTTTTTTGAGATCGATGATATATCTTGAAATTCGCCGATAAGGCCATTTAGCTTTTCTTAAGAGGAGGGATTTGATGCATGGAGCATCTGTTACATCATTAGTTATTGTTATTCTCGCAGCCTTTATTACTCCGATTTTGTTACATCGTTTTAAAATGAATTTTATGCCTGTTGTTGTGGCTGAAATTATTGTCGGATTAATTATAGGGAAAAGCGGATTCGATATTGTATCACAGGATATGTGGCTTGAAACATTGTCAATGCTCGGCTTTATTTTCTTGATGTTTTTGAGTGGGCTTGAAATTGACTTTTCCGCTTTCGCGAAAGGAAAAAAGAAGGAAAAGCTTCCATCTGGAAAAGATGCTCCAAATACATTTGCTGTAGCATCGATCGTCTTTGCTGGTATTTTTGTCCTTTCCTTATTGCTTTCATATCTCTTTGTCCTGATTGGGTTAATAGACAACGCGTTTTTAATGACGCTTATTATCTCAACTATTTCTCTTGGGGTAGTGGTGCCGACTTTAAAAGAAGGTGGCATCATGAATTCAAATATCGGCCAGATTATTTTACTAGTCGCTGTCATTGCTGATTTGGTCACTATGATTTTGCTAGCAGTATTTGCATCAATTTACGGTGGAGGAGATAGTAATACATGGCTGTTATTAATTCTATTTGCTGCAGGTGTATTACTTTATTTCTTAGGAAAATCGTTTAAGCATCGCTCGTTTATTGAAACGATGTCAAAGGGAACAATTCAGATCGGTACTCGTGCTGTATTTACGCTTATTATTGTTTTGGTAGCCATCTCTGAAACAATCGGTGCTGAGAATATTCTTGGAGCATTTTTAGCAGGTGTTCTTGTCTCGTTATTATCACCAAATAAGGAAATGGTACAGAAGCTTGATTCGTTCGGTTATGGGTTTTTAATCCCGATTTTCTTTGTGATGGTTGGAGTAGACTTAGATATTTGGGCATTGTTTAAAGATCCGAAAATCTTTTTATTAATTCCTTTACTATTGATTGCACTTTTAATTTCTAAAATCATACCAATATTCTTCTTGAAACGCTGGTATGATCTCAAAACAACACTTGCATCAGGATTTCTCTTAACTTCAACACTTTCATTAGTGATTGCCGCCGCAACGGTTGGTGAACGTATGGAGATTATTACTCCTGAAATTTCGGGAGCTCTTATTTTAGTTGCAGTCATAACAAGTATTTTTACGCCGATTTTCTTTAAAAAGCTCTTCCCAAAACATAAAACAGAACAGGCGAAAATTAAGGTTGCATTTATTGGAGCAAATCAAACATCCTTACCTGTTACTAGAGAGCTAAACCCCGAATTATATGAAACAATTGTCTTTCATACACAGCAAGATAAAATCGATAAGCAAATCGCTGAATCTATGTTTGAAATAAAAGAAATCACTGATTTTGAAGTGGAAACATTAAAAGAACAACATGCATTTGATGTGGACCTCATCGTTGTGGCAACAGGTGATGAACAAAGAAATGCTGATATTGCTTTGTTTGCAAAAGAAGAGGAAGTGAATCGAATCATTGCAAGCGTTGCTTCCCCAGAATTAGATATGAAACTGAAAGAGCACGGTATTGATGTGTTTTCTACATTACTTTCTACAAAAACGATGCTTCGAGCACTCATTGAAGCTCCAGGTGTGATGAAGATCTTAACAAATCAGGAATCAATGCTGTATCAAATCAACTTAAGCAACGCGAAATATAACAACATTTTACTTCGAAATTTCCCGTTTACAGGCGATATTATTTTTGTGCGAATCTTCCGTGGAAAGGATTCCATAGTCCCGCATGGAGATACTGATCTGAAAGTTGGGGATCGTCTCATTGTGACAGGATCAAGAGAGTATGTGAAGGAGTTAAAACGTGAGCTTGAGCTTAGATAACAACTTTTACTCTTGAAAGTTATTAATCATTTGGTATGATAGAGATATGAGAAAAGCGGATGCGCCTTGTTCAGCCTCAGGCAAATAAGACGCGCATGAATAGAAGGCGTTCTTTGCCTTCAATTCATGAGTGGCTTATGATCTCGAGGCAGTCAATAACGCGACATCCTGTCGCATTGACTGCACTTGCACGTCCTGTGCTTCGGGGCTGCGGCGCAGGAGCTAGACAAAAAACTTAATAATGATTAACCGCTAGGGGAGCCCTATAGTATGGGCTGAGATTAAAGTGCTTCTTTAAGACCCTTATAACCTGATCTGGTTCATACCAGCGTAGGGAAGTGGATACGGCATATTTATAACTATGTGTATAAACCACTTTCTTATTTTGGAAAGTGGTTTTTTGTTTTTGGTTTAGACTTTCTTCTAAGAGATTGTTGCTTTTAGAACGAAAAAACTATTTAAGGTTGATTGGAGCAGATTACGAGACTCCTGCGGGTGCAGCGGGACAGGTGAGACTCATGCAGGCGTTTACGCCGAGGAGGCTCACCGCCCGCCCCACGGTCATCGTGCATCTCTCGCTGCAATCAACCACACTGCACTACTTGGTAAATACCAACAAAGTATGAGAAAACAGCCTT from Metabacillus sediminilitoris carries:
- the mgtE gene encoding magnesium transporter, whose amino-acid sequence is MSDEREKLELEEEALLSALSSHSVDEFRKIYLELHPYDQAKFFVKLDEHDRSTLYTYLSPEEMAAVFENIKDEDDQYETYLSEMDPTFAANMLGQMYADDAVDVLNELNKDQVASYLTIMDDEAAEEIRELLHYEEYTAGSIMTTEYISIHANQTVHSAMQILKNEAPNAETIYYIYVIDKDKKLVGVISLRDLIINEPDEMISEVMNERVYSVSVAEDQEEVARKMKDYNFLAVPVIDFQGHLLGIITVDDIVDVIDEEASDDYSKLAAISDVDSNDRGPLTAAKKRLPWLIILLFLGMFTASLIGRFEETLDKVAILAVFIPLIAGMAGNTGTQALAVAVRRIAVGDLEDQSTIKMIVREAGTGLITGTICGVVVTLIVFIWQEDIFLGLLVGISILATLTVATIAGAFIPLIMHRLKVDPAVASGPFITTINDIISILIYFGMATLFMQYLI
- a CDS encoding monovalent cation:proton antiporter family protein encodes the protein MHGASVTSLVIVILAAFITPILLHRFKMNFMPVVVAEIIVGLIIGKSGFDIVSQDMWLETLSMLGFIFLMFLSGLEIDFSAFAKGKKKEKLPSGKDAPNTFAVASIVFAGIFVLSLLLSYLFVLIGLIDNAFLMTLIISTISLGVVVPTLKEGGIMNSNIGQIILLVAVIADLVTMILLAVFASIYGGGDSNTWLLLILFAAGVLLYFLGKSFKHRSFIETMSKGTIQIGTRAVFTLIIVLVAISETIGAENILGAFLAGVLVSLLSPNKEMVQKLDSFGYGFLIPIFFVMVGVDLDIWALFKDPKIFLLIPLLLIALLISKIIPIFFLKRWYDLKTTLASGFLLTSTLSLVIAAATVGERMEIITPEISGALILVAVITSIFTPIFFKKLFPKHKTEQAKIKVAFIGANQTSLPVTRELNPELYETIVFHTQQDKIDKQIAESMFEIKEITDFEVETLKEQHAFDVDLIVVATGDEQRNADIALFAKEEEVNRIIASVASPELDMKLKEHGIDVFSTLLSTKTMLRALIEAPGVMKILTNQESMLYQINLSNAKYNNILLRNFPFTGDIIFVRIFRGKDSIVPHGDTDLKVGDRLIVTGSREYVKELKRELELR